One window of Bacillus sp. (in: firmicutes) genomic DNA carries:
- a CDS encoding translocation protein TolB, whose amino-acid sequence MGTRMLFMIILICFTFSPPAFAEAPLKAIFIRDHQLWMVEGDKEKQITKNRFVYSPEWSYDGRFIAYLDGDEYGEKTFLYIYDTEKNESYQPYETIETRNFQWSPIANQLAYNAGGVLNITKTKRGRPEGFENVALGISDFAWFPDGKAFVASSQSNLLPTGWEPVHLFKIAADANLDTKKIKPFYTIQTNTKDLFAINAEYFKWSSDGKWVSFLATPTASLSNDSNTLCVLSSAGGNFQAVGNMLWYEDWFKWAPKINKLAYISGEGRFFVENKKTTVADIPILKHQKEYTPEGYVDLDLEWLSKDEVIVARVKENKEWKEGPVPTMFTTLFLINVKSTEQKQISFPKKSELDIDPQVVGTYITWYRKNQNGNQGDVWIKNGIDTPEQRWLEDIDSAPVFFTKKRVNNGNLS is encoded by the coding sequence ATGGGAACTAGGATGTTGTTCATGATAATATTAATCTGTTTTACTTTTTCACCACCAGCTTTCGCAGAAGCACCGCTGAAAGCTATTTTCATCCGTGACCATCAGCTTTGGATGGTGGAGGGTGATAAAGAAAAACAGATAACAAAGAATCGATTTGTTTACTCACCAGAGTGGTCATATGATGGGCGCTTTATTGCCTATTTGGACGGCGATGAATATGGTGAAAAAACATTTTTGTATATTTATGATACAGAAAAAAATGAAAGCTACCAGCCATATGAAACGATTGAAACGAGAAATTTTCAATGGTCACCGATTGCAAATCAATTAGCCTATAATGCTGGTGGTGTACTAAATATTACAAAAACAAAGCGAGGACGCCCAGAAGGTTTTGAGAATGTAGCTTTAGGTATTAGTGATTTTGCATGGTTTCCAGATGGGAAAGCATTTGTAGCATCTTCCCAGTCCAATTTACTCCCTACAGGATGGGAACCTGTTCATCTTTTTAAAATAGCAGCCGATGCCAATTTGGATACGAAAAAGATAAAGCCGTTTTATACGATTCAAACGAATACGAAAGACTTATTTGCGATTAATGCCGAATATTTTAAATGGAGTTCGGATGGGAAATGGGTTAGTTTTCTTGCAACCCCTACAGCATCTTTGTCCAATGATAGCAATACATTATGTGTACTGTCATCTGCTGGGGGAAACTTTCAAGCGGTGGGGAATATGCTTTGGTATGAGGACTGGTTCAAATGGGCACCCAAGATAAATAAATTAGCCTACATATCTGGTGAGGGAAGGTTTTTTGTTGAAAACAAAAAAACAACGGTTGCCGACATTCCAATTTTGAAGCACCAAAAGGAATATACACCGGAAGGATATGTTGATCTTGATTTAGAATGGCTTTCCAAAGATGAAGTAATCGTTGCTCGTGTAAAAGAAAACAAAGAATGGAAAGAAGGACCTGTTCCTACGATGTTTACAACACTTTTTTTAATTAATGTAAAATCAACAGAACAAAAACAAATCTCCTTTCCAAAGAAAAGTGAACTAGACATCGACCCGCAAGTTGTTGGAACATATATTACTTGGTATCGTAAGAATCAAAACGGTAATCAAGGGGATGTTTGGATTAAAAATGGAATTGATACTCCGGAACAGCGGTGGTTAGAAGATATTGACTCTGCTCCTGTCTTTTTTACAAAAAAACGAGTCAATAACGGAAACTTAAGTTGA
- a CDS encoding LysR family transcriptional regulator, whose product MEWHQINYFQTVAKTQHITRAAEQLSISQPALSRSIAKLEDELGVKLFDRKGRNIYLNRYGKMFLKRVEQSIEQIEIGRQEIMDEVHPNHGTISLAFLPSQGISFVPDMLSAYRGMYPNVKFLLHQASNEEILKQVKSRKVDLALLMLLQDEQEILWQPLLTEQLFLIVSVNHWLADYNKVDLKMIKDEPFISFKKGYGLQTIIQNFCLKAGLTPDIVFEGEDIGTVSGLVGAQLGVSLVPDVKVIDKSKVKLIEVQNPICTRKIGIARLKDSYLSPATAKFIQYAMDLYKTN is encoded by the coding sequence ATGGAATGGCATCAAATTAATTATTTTCAAACGGTGGCGAAGACGCAGCATATTACTCGCGCGGCCGAACAGCTATCTATTTCCCAGCCTGCGCTTAGCCGCTCGATTGCGAAGCTTGAGGATGAATTAGGCGTGAAGCTTTTTGACCGGAAAGGAAGAAATATTTATCTAAATCGCTATGGGAAAATGTTTCTAAAGCGTGTCGAGCAATCTATTGAACAGATTGAGATTGGGAGACAAGAAATCATGGATGAAGTTCATCCCAATCACGGGACAATTTCGTTGGCCTTTTTACCCTCACAAGGTATTAGCTTTGTTCCTGATATGTTAAGCGCTTATCGTGGAATGTATCCAAACGTAAAATTTCTCTTACATCAAGCTTCAAACGAAGAGATTTTAAAACAGGTAAAATCAAGGAAAGTCGATCTTGCTCTCCTAATGCTCTTACAAGATGAGCAGGAAATCCTATGGCAGCCTCTGTTAACGGAGCAATTATTTTTGATTGTATCTGTGAATCATTGGCTGGCAGACTATAATAAAGTAGATTTAAAAATGATTAAGGACGAGCCATTTATCTCTTTTAAAAAGGGCTATGGATTACAGACAATTATACAAAATTTTTGCCTTAAAGCAGGCCTAACACCAGATATTGTGTTTGAAGGAGAAGATATTGGGACTGTTTCTGGATTAGTGGGCGCCCAGTTAGGTGTTTCATTAGTACCTGACGTAAAAGTAATTGACAAAAGCAAAGTAAAGCTCATCGAAGTTCAAAATCCAATTTGTACGAGGAAAATTGGAATTGCAAGGCTTAAGGATAGCTATCTATCACCAGCCACAGCGAAATTTATCCAATATGCTATGGATTTATATAAAACTAACTAA
- a CDS encoding MFS transporter, whose translation MDYIQRGTHTFKLVNIALFAGGFNTFAILWGTQPLLPEIAKEFHLSPAVSSLSLSSTTIALAISMIIAGSLSEVFGRKPVMTFALVASSILSILTAFSPTFHLLLLCRILQGITLAGLPAVAMAYLGEEIEAKSLGFAMGLYISGNSVGGMSGRIISGILTDLFSWRIALAGIGIVSLLASIIFWFILPKSSHFKPRKFAIKPLVSSLFSQFKEPGLIYIFMTGFLLMGSFISLYNYIGFQLIEPPYSLSQTLVGFIFIVYTIGTFSSTWMGMLADNHGKKKLLQISLIILLLGACITLHTALSLKIIGIAVFTFGFFAGHSIASSWVGQLATHDKAQAAALYLFFYYFGSSIGGTISGTFYSRFGWVGVISMIVVFTSISIILSLRLGTITSKRVKYTPHEV comes from the coding sequence ATGGATTATATACAGCGTGGGACACACACATTTAAACTGGTTAACATTGCTTTATTTGCAGGGGGATTTAATACATTCGCAATCCTTTGGGGGACGCAGCCGCTGCTCCCTGAAATCGCGAAAGAGTTTCATCTATCACCAGCTGTTTCGAGTTTAAGCCTATCTTCAACGACAATTGCTTTAGCGATAAGCATGATTATTGCGGGATCATTATCTGAAGTATTTGGACGGAAACCAGTGATGACATTTGCTTTAGTGGCTTCATCGATTCTATCAATTTTAACCGCCTTTAGCCCTACCTTTCATTTGTTGCTTTTATGCCGAATTTTGCAAGGGATTACGCTGGCAGGGCTGCCTGCTGTGGCAATGGCATATTTAGGCGAGGAGATTGAAGCAAAAAGTTTAGGCTTTGCCATGGGTTTATATATAAGCGGTAACTCCGTTGGCGGCATGAGCGGGCGGATTATTAGCGGTATTTTAACCGATTTGTTTAGCTGGCGGATTGCTCTAGCAGGAATTGGAATTGTTAGTTTACTAGCTAGTATTATTTTTTGGTTTATTTTGCCGAAATCTTCTCATTTCAAGCCACGGAAATTTGCAATAAAACCATTAGTATCTTCTCTTTTTTCACAATTTAAAGAGCCTGGCCTTATTTATATTTTTATGACTGGATTTTTACTAATGGGAAGTTTTATTTCATTATATAACTATATTGGTTTTCAACTAATCGAACCACCCTATTCGTTAAGCCAAACGTTAGTGGGGTTTATTTTTATCGTTTATACAATTGGTACGTTTAGCTCAACATGGATGGGAATGCTAGCAGACAATCATGGCAAAAAGAAGCTATTGCAAATTTCATTAATTATTCTATTGTTAGGTGCTTGTATCACCTTACATACAGCTTTATCGTTAAAAATTATCGGAATTGCCGTGTTTACGTTCGGCTTTTTTGCAGGCCATTCGATTGCCAGCAGTTGGGTTGGACAGTTAGCAACCCATGATAAAGCACAAGCAGCAGCATTATATTTATTTTTCTATTATTTCGGTTCTAGCATCGGCGGTACAATTAGCGGTACATTTTATAGCCGTTTCGGCTGGGTTGGAGTCATCTCAATGATTGTCGTATTTACGAGTATTTCTATTATTCTTTCACTGCGATTAGGCACCATTACTTCGAAAAGAGTAAAATATACTCCACATGAAGTTTAA
- a CDS encoding DUF2935 domain-containing protein yields the protein MQFYYGQQMPLRILDEAEFWKEQEKEHTIVIRELVPNLEPEFLNALHDWEKVLGETRQQVVQFIQTVVRVGQYVPQALQQQVLQMVPHWLEQSLGFIELCRQIKNNSKPVSTNPTAKVVLDHIIRESEYFIGIGQALLYNQSQ from the coding sequence ATGCAGTTTTATTATGGCCAACAGATGCCATTAAGAATTTTAGATGAAGCTGAATTTTGGAAAGAACAAGAAAAGGAGCATACGATAGTCATTAGGGAACTAGTTCCAAATTTAGAGCCTGAATTTTTAAATGCCTTACATGATTGGGAAAAAGTACTTGGCGAAACACGTCAGCAGGTTGTGCAATTCATCCAAACTGTCGTGCGTGTAGGCCAATATGTGCCCCAAGCCTTACAACAGCAGGTTCTACAAATGGTGCCTCATTGGCTTGAGCAGAGCTTAGGATTTATCGAGCTGTGCAGACAAATAAAAAATAACAGCAAGCCAGTTAGTACTAATCCTACTGCTAAAGTAGTCCTGGATCATATTATCCGTGAATCGGAATATTTTATAGGGATTGGGCAGGCCTTATTATATAACCAAAGTCAATGA
- a CDS encoding methyl-accepting chemotaxis protein, whose product MQATKSLLVKVMLFILAVTLFITTATGWLNYKTSKDIIIRSLQNNAESQIAIHASQLGTWLQTRKSEVEVMSNIDLVRFGSKEDILRYFAGERKRTGDLYSSIGICDTEGNLTLDSNITIQISSETSFPDVMSGNSIISNPFPDKADPNNLIISFEVPVYDENKKVKGLISGAAPINNVFAEAANFKIGKTDNVYVFQEDGLIIHHPDKTKVLQENLLQSSNPEIKNLAIEMVKNKHGFSKLTVNGQDRMYFYALVPHTTWIMMIEVPLKEFTAQLTPLLFITIGSGIAGLLLTGIILFLLLKHPINRIRKVAQVAEVIADGKLVVEKIEDTHDDEVSLLADAVNKMASNLRDLLTHVNQTIEQVTVASNQFIQGVEFASNAAKSITGSAQEVSAATDHQLQAIQQNADALDQMASGIQRVAASSSDVSEAASKTEEEALQGNQSLTEAVKQMDNIYQSVHKSRNVVQLLANRSKEIGEISSIITSIADQTNLLALNAAIEAARAGEHGKGFAVVAEEVRKLAEQSKDSADKISNLIYEIQEDTEEAVQAMAAGATDAQRGIDIVNKAGKMFTNILVAIEQITDQIQEVSASSEQISASTEEITASSSEMLTIAQKSADNASIVTTQTDSQLAMIEDMKNSNNALQTMISELQKAMRKFTL is encoded by the coding sequence TTGCAAGCTACTAAATCTTTATTAGTAAAAGTTATGCTTTTTATTTTAGCTGTAACACTATTTATTACAACAGCAACAGGATGGCTCAATTACAAAACGTCAAAAGATATTATCATCCGCTCCTTACAAAATAATGCAGAAAGCCAAATCGCCATCCATGCTTCACAGCTTGGAACGTGGCTGCAAACAAGAAAATCAGAAGTCGAGGTCATGTCTAACATCGATTTAGTTCGCTTTGGCAGCAAGGAAGATATTTTACGATATTTTGCAGGGGAAAGAAAAAGAACAGGTGATCTTTATTCTTCGATTGGGATTTGTGACACTGAAGGGAATTTAACTCTTGATTCTAATATTACAATTCAAATTAGTAGTGAAACATCGTTTCCAGATGTTATGTCCGGAAATTCAATTATTTCCAATCCATTTCCTGATAAAGCTGATCCGAATAATTTGATTATTTCTTTTGAAGTGCCTGTTTATGATGAAAACAAAAAAGTAAAAGGCTTAATTAGTGGAGCTGCACCTATTAATAATGTTTTTGCAGAAGCCGCTAACTTTAAAATCGGGAAAACAGATAATGTATATGTCTTTCAAGAAGATGGGTTAATCATTCACCATCCAGACAAAACAAAGGTTTTACAAGAAAACCTTTTGCAATCATCTAATCCTGAAATCAAAAACTTAGCTATAGAGATGGTTAAAAATAAGCATGGTTTTTCAAAGCTAACTGTTAATGGACAAGATCGGATGTACTTCTATGCACTCGTCCCTCATACAACATGGATTATGATGATTGAAGTGCCATTAAAAGAATTTACAGCACAGCTCACGCCGTTATTATTCATTACGATTGGTTCAGGTATAGCAGGGCTATTATTAACTGGAATTATCTTATTCTTACTGTTAAAACACCCAATCAATCGAATTCGTAAAGTCGCTCAAGTCGCAGAAGTCATTGCCGACGGCAAATTAGTTGTTGAAAAAATTGAAGATACACACGATGATGAGGTTAGCCTTTTAGCAGATGCAGTAAATAAAATGGCATCAAATTTACGAGATCTGCTCACGCACGTAAATCAAACGATTGAACAAGTTACAGTAGCATCAAATCAGTTCATCCAAGGTGTAGAATTTGCTTCTAATGCCGCAAAATCAATAACAGGTTCAGCACAAGAAGTTTCAGCAGCAACAGATCATCAATTGCAGGCGATACAGCAAAATGCTGATGCCCTTGATCAAATGGCATCAGGCATTCAAAGAGTTGCTGCATCCTCCTCTGATGTCTCAGAGGCCGCTTCAAAAACAGAAGAAGAAGCGCTACAAGGAAATCAAAGCCTTACAGAGGCAGTTAAGCAAATGGATAACATTTACCAATCTGTTCATAAATCACGAAATGTTGTCCAATTGTTAGCAAATCGTTCCAAAGAAATTGGCGAAATTTCTAGCATCATTACGAGTATTGCGGATCAAACGAATTTGTTGGCACTAAATGCCGCGATTGAGGCAGCTAGAGCTGGTGAACATGGGAAAGGTTTCGCCGTCGTAGCAGAAGAGGTGCGAAAGCTAGCCGAGCAATCAAAGGATTCTGCGGACAAAATTTCAAATTTAATTTATGAAATTCAAGAGGATACGGAGGAAGCCGTTCAAGCGATGGCAGCTGGTGCCACCGATGCCCAAAGAGGCATTGACATCGTGAATAAGGCCGGTAAAATGTTTACTAACATTCTCGTAGCGATTGAACAAATTACCGATCAAATTCAAGAAGTATCTGCATCGTCAGAACAAATTTCTGCTTCAACCGAGGAAATTACAGCATCATCTTCAGAAATGTTAACGATTGCTCAAAAGTCCGCTGACAACGCAAGCATCGTTACAACACAAACTGACTCACAGCTTGCGATGATTGAGGACATGAAAAATTCTAATAATGCTTTACAAACTATGATTAGTGAATTACAGAAGGCAATGCGGAAATTCACTTTATAA